Genomic window (Mycolicibacterium smegmatis):
ATCCGCTGCTGGGTCACCACGAGCGCGGGCGCGTCGGGGCGGGTGCGGACGTGATGATCGAGGACGTCGAACAGTCCCGACAGCAAAGTCGCGGGAGGTGTCGCTGCAGTTCCCATGAACCGCATGCTATGGCCGCGATATCGCCCTCAGCAGCCCCCTGACCTGGTTTTTCCAGCTGGCAGGGGGGTCATGGTGCCGAAGTCCGGACGTCGCGTTGGACGCCAGCGGTGAAGACGTGGGCGCCCGCACGGACAAGCATGTTGTCCTATGAACACCGCACCGCTGATGACCGAGTCGGTCCCGGGGACCTCCCCCGTCACCGACGGCGCCCACGTGCTGGTCGATGCGCTCAAGCTCAACGGGGTCGAGACACTTTACGGCGTGGTCGGCATCCCGATCACCGACGTGGCGCGGGTGGCACAGGCACAAGGCCTGCGCTACATCGGCTTCCGGCACGAGAGCGACGCCGGGCATGCCGCCGCCGCAGCGGGGTTCCTGACGAAGAAGCCGGGTTTCTGCCTCACGGTCTCCGCGCCCGGGTTCCTCAACGGCCTGGTCGCGTTGGCCAATGCCACCACGAATTGCTTTCCTATGGTGCAGATCTCCGGGTCCAGCGACCGACACATCGTCGACCTGCAGCGCGGTGACTACGAGGAGATGGATCAGCTCGCCGCAGCGAAACCTTTCGCCAAGGCGGCCTTTCGCGTCAACCGCGCCGCCGACATCGGTCTGGCGGTCGCCAGGGCCATCCGCACCGCGTCGTCCGGCCGGCCCGGCGGCGTGTACCTCGACATCCCGGCCGCGGTCCTGGGTGAGGTGATCGACGCCGGTGCCGCAGCAGCGTCGCTGCGCACCGTCGTCGACGCCGCACCCGAGCAGTTGCCGTCGCCAAGGGCCGTCGACCGTGCGGTCGCGCTGCTCGCAGCGGCCCGACGACCTCTCGTGGTGCTCGGCAAGGGCGCGGCATATGCGCAGGCGGACAAAACGATTCGCAACTTCCTCGAATCGACGGGCCTGCCGTTCCTGCCGATGTCGATGGCCAAGGGCCTGCTGCCGGACACGCATCCGCAGTCGGTGGCCTCGGCCCGGTCGATGACGCTGCGCGACGCCGACGTGGTCCTGCTGGTCGGTGCCCGCTTGAATTGGCTTCTGGGGCACGGCGAACCGCCGCAGTTCAGCCGCGACGTCAAGTTCATCCAGGTCGACATCGATCCGGGTGAACTGGACAGCAACGCGCCGATCGCCGCACCGCTGGTAGGCGACATAGGCTCGGTGATCGAGGCGCTCGCCGAGCGCGCCCAGTTCATCGACGCCCCGGCACCGTGGCGCGAGCAACTGGCCGAACGCAAGGCCCGCAACGCCGAGTCCATGGCGAAGCGGCTGGCCGCCGACCCGCGGCCCATGCGCTTCCACGGTGCGCTGCGGGCCATCCGTGATGTGCTGCGCGACCGTCCCGACGTCTACGTCGTCAACGAGGGTGCCAACGCACTCGACCTGGCACGCAACGTGATCGACATGGCGGTGCCGCGGCACCGGCTCGACAGCGGCACGTGGGGTGTCATGGGCGTCGGCATGGGGTACGCGATCGCGGCCGCGGTCGAGGGCAGTGGACCGGTCGTCGCGATCGAAGGCGACAGCGCGTTCGGGTTCAGCGCCATGGAGCTCGAGACGATCTGCCGCTACCGCCTGCCCGTGGTGGTCGTCGTGCTCAACAACGGCGGCGTGTACCGCGGCGACGGGCACAACCCGGCGTCTGACGACCCGTCACCTACCACGCTGATGCCTGCGGCGCGTCACGACCGGCTGATCGAGGCCTTCGGCGGCACAGGTCATCACGTCACCACACCCGCCGAACTCGGTGCGGCCCTGACCGAGGCGCTGGCCTCCGGCGGGCCGGCCCTGATCGACTGCGTGATCGATCCGGCCGACGGCACCGAGAGCGGTCACCTGACGCAATTGAACCCGGCGGTCGTGGGCCACCATCCCGCCACCAATTGATGTGTCGCATCGAAGATCACAAAGGAGTATTGCCATGCGAATCCGGTCTCTCACACCATTTTTGGCGGTCGGCGCCGGCGCGGTCGCGATCGCACTCGCGCCCGTCGCGTCCGCGGCGCCCACGGATGACTCCGTGGTGCCCAGTTGCACCAGCATCGGACCTGGTACCGAATGTCAGTCACCCGGCAACGTCGAACTCAACGCCTCGATCCCGCCGGACTTCGAATCGCAGTATCCGGCATTCGGCTTGTTCGGGCTTGGTCCCGTCGGCGGATTCGATCACGGCGGTCACGGATTCGCCGGTGGTGCACACGGTTTCGGCGGTGGCGGTATGCACGGTGGTGGTGGGCACCGCTGACTGCTCATCTCGAGCAGTTCAGTGACACCGTGATGGAGCGACGCGTCACCACCGGGATGTAGTCGATGTCCTTCTTTCCGTGCTTGCCGAACCGCTCGACACGGACGAGTTGGGTCTGTGTCTGTGGGTTGCGCACGCTGGTGACGATGCATTCTCCCAGCGGCGCGCTTCCCACGCGGTCGATGTTCACGTAATAGCCCTCGGCTTCGAGTCGGCCGATCGTGTCGATCGCCGTTTCGGCCGAAGCCGCCCCGGCAGGTGTCACGATGGCCGCCAGAGCCGCCCCCGACGCGGCCAACATGACGAGCGATGTTCGCATGGCTGCGCCTTTCTTCCGCTGTATCTGTCGGTGATCGGTGCACCGTCGTTACGCATGACACGGCCCTCCGGGCAGAACGGTTCAACCGCTCACACAACACCGCCGTTGGCGTAGATCACCTGCCCGTTGACCCACCGTGCCGGGCCGGCGAGGAACGCGACGATCTCGGCGATGTCGGCGGGTTCGCCGAGGCGTTCCAGCGGCGGCGCGGCCTTGGCGCGGTCGATGACCTCCTGAGGCTTGCCCTCGAAGTACAGCGGGGTGGCCGTGGGTCCCGGCGCGACGGCATTGACCGTGACGTCGCGTCCGCGCATCTCCTTGGCGAGGATCAGCGTCATGGCGTCGACGGCGCCCTTGGTGGCGGCGTAGGCCGTGTAGGTGGGCGCCGCGATCTTGGTGACCGACGTCGAGAAGTTGATGATGGCCCCGCCCGCGCGGACACGGCGCGCGGCCTGCTGGCTGACGGCGAACGTACCGCGCACGTTGGTGCGCAACATACGGTCGAGGTCGGCCAGATCGAGTTCGGCGAGTGGCGCGAGCGTCATGATGCCCGCGGTGTTCACCACGACGTCGACGCCGCCGAACTCCGATTCCACCTCATCGAAGAGCGCGGCGACCTGCTGCTCGTCGGCCACGTCGGCGGTCACGACCGTCGCGGCCCCGCCCAGGGCCGTGATCTCGTCGGCGGTCTGCTGTGCACGGTCGCGGTTGCCGGCATAGTGCACGGCCACAGCCATCCCCGCACGTGCCAACCGCACTGCGACGTCATGGCCGATACCGCCGGATGCTCCGGTGATGATGGCTACGCGCTGGGTCATGTCGTTCTCCGTCCGTATATGTACGATAAGTTCATATATGTCCAAGTAGGTGGGGCCACCAGATATTCCGGAGGTGACGG
Coding sequences:
- the oxc gene encoding oxalyl-CoA decarboxylase is translated as MNTAPLMTESVPGTSPVTDGAHVLVDALKLNGVETLYGVVGIPITDVARVAQAQGLRYIGFRHESDAGHAAAAAGFLTKKPGFCLTVSAPGFLNGLVALANATTNCFPMVQISGSSDRHIVDLQRGDYEEMDQLAAAKPFAKAAFRVNRAADIGLAVARAIRTASSGRPGGVYLDIPAAVLGEVIDAGAAAASLRTVVDAAPEQLPSPRAVDRAVALLAAARRPLVVLGKGAAYAQADKTIRNFLESTGLPFLPMSMAKGLLPDTHPQSVASARSMTLRDADVVLLVGARLNWLLGHGEPPQFSRDVKFIQVDIDPGELDSNAPIAAPLVGDIGSVIEALAERAQFIDAPAPWREQLAERKARNAESMAKRLAADPRPMRFHGALRAIRDVLRDRPDVYVVNEGANALDLARNVIDMAVPRHRLDSGTWGVMGVGMGYAIAAAVEGSGPVVAIEGDSAFGFSAMELETICRYRLPVVVVVLNNGGVYRGDGHNPASDDPSPTTLMPAARHDRLIEAFGGTGHHVTTPAELGAALTEALASGGPALIDCVIDPADGTESGHLTQLNPAVVGHHPATN
- a CDS encoding SDR family oxidoreductase, whose translation is MTQRVAIITGASGGIGHDVAVRLARAGMAVAVHYAGNRDRAQQTADEITALGGAATVVTADVADEQQVAALFDEVESEFGGVDVVVNTAGIMTLAPLAELDLADLDRMLRTNVRGTFAVSQQAARRVRAGGAIINFSTSVTKIAAPTYTAYAATKGAVDAMTLILAKEMRGRDVTVNAVAPGPTATPLYFEGKPQEVIDRAKAAPPLERLGEPADIAEIVAFLAGPARWVNGQVIYANGGVV